A portion of the Anoplopoma fimbria isolate UVic2021 breed Golden Eagle Sablefish chromosome 15, Afim_UVic_2022, whole genome shotgun sequence genome contains these proteins:
- the LOC129103217 gene encoding transformer-2 protein homolog alpha-like isoform X3 has product MGDREDGCREQDALPGSRSSSPRGSAKSTSCSPARSKDGSRYSRSRSRSKSRSKSRSRSHRSSRRHNSRSRSRSHRRRSRSRSRSWEDRRHRSHSRSPMSNRRRHTGNRANPDPNNCLGVFGLSLYTTERDLREVFSKYGPLSGVNIVCDQQSRRSRGFAFVYFENSEDSKEAKEHANGMELDGRRIRVDFSITKRAHTPTPGIYMGRPTYSGGGSSTSGGSNSGGSSRRTSRDCDRGYDRSYDRDYDRYDDREYRSYRRRSPSPYYSRGYRSRSQSRSYSPRHY; this is encoded by the exons ATGGGCGACAGAGAGGACGGCTGCAGGGAGCAG GATGCGCTGCCTGGCTCTAGGAGCTCGTCCCCTCGGGGCTCAGCAAAATCCACCAGCTGCTCACCAGCACGCTCAAAAGATGGCTCCCGCTATTCCAGGTCGAGATCCAGATCCAAGTCCAGATCCAAATCAAG GTCCCGCTCCCATCGAAGCTCACGCAGGCATAACTCCCGCTCTCGCTCCCGCTCCCACCGACGCCGTTCCAGGAGCCGATCTCGTAGCTGGGAGGACCGCCGGCATAGGAGCCATAGCCGCTCCCCCATGTCAAATCGTCGCAGACACACTGGCAAcagg GCCAACCCCGACCCCAACAACTGTCTGGGTGTGTTTGGACTGAGTCTGTACACCACGGAGAGGGATCTGAGGGAGGTTTTCTCTAAATACGGCCCTTTGAGTGGCGTCAACATTGTGTGTGACCAGCAGTCACGTCGCTCCAGAGGCTTTGCCTTTGTCTACTTTGAAAACTCTGAGGACTCCAAGGAG GCTAAGGAGCATGCTAATGGGATGGAGCTTGATGGGCGCAGGATCCGGGTGGATTTCTCCATCACAAAACGGGCTCATACACCCACTCCTGGAATCTACATGGGACGTCCCACATA tagTGGTGGCGGCAGTAGCACCAGTGGCGGAAGCAATAGCGGTGGGTCATCCCGGCGTACCTCGAGGGACTGTGACAGGGGCTACGACAGAAGTTATGATCGTGACTATGATCGCTATGACGACAGAGAGTACAGATCATACAG ACGCAGATCTCCATCTCCCTACTACAGCAGAGGGTACCGCTCACGGTCCCAGTCACGGTCCTACTCTCCAC gTCACTACTGA
- the LOC129103217 gene encoding transformer-2 protein homolog alpha-like isoform X1, with the protein MGDREDGCREQVEVGRKKRKAEDLLLLMHANVLEAEKKKSVPTTSVVMDALPGSRSSSPRGSAKSTSCSPARSKDGSRYSRSRSRSKSRSKSRSRSHRSSRRHNSRSRSRSHRRRSRSRSRSWEDRRHRSHSRSPMSNRRRHTGNRANPDPNNCLGVFGLSLYTTERDLREVFSKYGPLSGVNIVCDQQSRRSRGFAFVYFENSEDSKEAKEHANGMELDGRRIRVDFSITKRAHTPTPGIYMGRPTYSGGGSSTSGGSNSGGSSRRTSRDCDRGYDRSYDRDYDRYDDREYRSYRRRSPSPYYSRGYRSRSQSRSYSPRHY; encoded by the exons ATGGGCGACAGAGAGGACGGCTGCAGGGAGCAG GTTGAGgttggaagaaagaaaagaaaggcgGAAGACTTATTGTTGTTGATGCATGCTAATGTGTTGGAGGCTGAAAAGAAGAAATCTGTCCCCACTACTAGTGTTGTAATG GATGCGCTGCCTGGCTCTAGGAGCTCGTCCCCTCGGGGCTCAGCAAAATCCACCAGCTGCTCACCAGCACGCTCAAAAGATGGCTCCCGCTATTCCAGGTCGAGATCCAGATCCAAGTCCAGATCCAAATCAAG GTCCCGCTCCCATCGAAGCTCACGCAGGCATAACTCCCGCTCTCGCTCCCGCTCCCACCGACGCCGTTCCAGGAGCCGATCTCGTAGCTGGGAGGACCGCCGGCATAGGAGCCATAGCCGCTCCCCCATGTCAAATCGTCGCAGACACACTGGCAAcagg GCCAACCCCGACCCCAACAACTGTCTGGGTGTGTTTGGACTGAGTCTGTACACCACGGAGAGGGATCTGAGGGAGGTTTTCTCTAAATACGGCCCTTTGAGTGGCGTCAACATTGTGTGTGACCAGCAGTCACGTCGCTCCAGAGGCTTTGCCTTTGTCTACTTTGAAAACTCTGAGGACTCCAAGGAG GCTAAGGAGCATGCTAATGGGATGGAGCTTGATGGGCGCAGGATCCGGGTGGATTTCTCCATCACAAAACGGGCTCATACACCCACTCCTGGAATCTACATGGGACGTCCCACATA tagTGGTGGCGGCAGTAGCACCAGTGGCGGAAGCAATAGCGGTGGGTCATCCCGGCGTACCTCGAGGGACTGTGACAGGGGCTACGACAGAAGTTATGATCGTGACTATGATCGCTATGACGACAGAGAGTACAGATCATACAG ACGCAGATCTCCATCTCCCTACTACAGCAGAGGGTACCGCTCACGGTCCCAGTCACGGTCCTACTCTCCAC gTCACTACTGA
- the LOC129103217 gene encoding transformer-2 protein homolog alpha-like isoform X2, with protein sequence MGDREDGCREQVEVGRKKRKAEDLLLLMHANVLEAEKKKSVPTTSVVMDALPGSRSSSPRGSAKSTSCSPARSKDGSRYSRSRSRSKSRSKSRSRSHRSSRRHNSRSRSRSHRRRSRSRSRSWEDRRHRSHSRSPMSNRRRHTGNRANPDPNNCLGVFGLSLYTTERDLREVFSKYGPLSGVNIVCDQQSRRSRGFAFVYFENSEDSKEAKEHANGMELDGRRIRVDFSITKRAHTPTPGIYMGRPTYGGGSSTSGGSNSGGSSRRTSRDCDRGYDRSYDRDYDRYDDREYRSYRRRSPSPYYSRGYRSRSQSRSYSPRHY encoded by the exons ATGGGCGACAGAGAGGACGGCTGCAGGGAGCAG GTTGAGgttggaagaaagaaaagaaaggcgGAAGACTTATTGTTGTTGATGCATGCTAATGTGTTGGAGGCTGAAAAGAAGAAATCTGTCCCCACTACTAGTGTTGTAATG GATGCGCTGCCTGGCTCTAGGAGCTCGTCCCCTCGGGGCTCAGCAAAATCCACCAGCTGCTCACCAGCACGCTCAAAAGATGGCTCCCGCTATTCCAGGTCGAGATCCAGATCCAAGTCCAGATCCAAATCAAG GTCCCGCTCCCATCGAAGCTCACGCAGGCATAACTCCCGCTCTCGCTCCCGCTCCCACCGACGCCGTTCCAGGAGCCGATCTCGTAGCTGGGAGGACCGCCGGCATAGGAGCCATAGCCGCTCCCCCATGTCAAATCGTCGCAGACACACTGGCAAcagg GCCAACCCCGACCCCAACAACTGTCTGGGTGTGTTTGGACTGAGTCTGTACACCACGGAGAGGGATCTGAGGGAGGTTTTCTCTAAATACGGCCCTTTGAGTGGCGTCAACATTGTGTGTGACCAGCAGTCACGTCGCTCCAGAGGCTTTGCCTTTGTCTACTTTGAAAACTCTGAGGACTCCAAGGAG GCTAAGGAGCATGCTAATGGGATGGAGCTTGATGGGCGCAGGATCCGGGTGGATTTCTCCATCACAAAACGGGCTCATACACCCACTCCTGGAATCTACATGGGACGTCCCACATA TGGTGGCGGCAGTAGCACCAGTGGCGGAAGCAATAGCGGTGGGTCATCCCGGCGTACCTCGAGGGACTGTGACAGGGGCTACGACAGAAGTTATGATCGTGACTATGATCGCTATGACGACAGAGAGTACAGATCATACAG ACGCAGATCTCCATCTCCCTACTACAGCAGAGGGTACCGCTCACGGTCCCAGTCACGGTCCTACTCTCCAC gTCACTACTGA